The genomic DNA GAGCAAGTAAAAGCTATAGGTTATGTAAAAGAATTATGGCTGCAAAACCCAACACTTCAATTTTATGTGCATCGTACATTTTCATTTTTAGTGTTTTTTGTAAACGCATGGTTATATGTTAAAAACAAACGTTTAAACTTAGGTTATAAAAAAGTAAACTTAATAATTATATGTATTGTTTTCGAGGTTGTTTCGGGCATTGCAATGTATTATTTTGATTTTCCTTTTCTATCGCAACCATTACATTTAGTGATTGCAACTATTTTATTTGGAATTCAATTTTATGTATATTTAGAAAACAGCTATAAAAGTATTTTTATTTCGGAAGAAATATAGAAGACAATCGTACCTTTGCAAACCAAAATTAAATTATGATTTATAGATTTAGAGTCATTCTTGACAATGATACAGAAGAAGATGTGTTTCGCGATTTAGAAATTAGAGAAACAGATACCATGGAAGATTTGCATAATATTATTACGCAGTCTTTTGGGTTTGATGGTACAGAAATGGCATCATTTTATTTAAGTGATGATGAGTGGAATCAAGGCGAAGAAATCTCATTGTTTGACATGAGCGAAGGCGCTAACCAAGTAAAGCTAATGAACGAAACAGCTTTAGATGACACAGTACATGAGGCACAAACAAAACTTATTTATGTTTACGATTTTTTTAATATGTGGACATTTTTTGTTGAATTAGCCGAAATCGCTGAAGAAACTGAAGGTGTTGATTACCCTAATTTAATGTTTGTTCAAGGTCAAGTACCAGACTCTGCGCCAGAAAAAGTTTTTGAAGCTGAAAGTGATGATATTTATGATGAATTTGATGATGATTACAATATTGATGATTACGATAATTTAGATTTTGATGAAAACTGGAATTAAAATTCTATTACCGTATTACTTATAAATACACATATAAATTAAAACCATTCTTTCCCAGAATGGTTTTTTTTATGCCTAATTTGTAACAAAAAATAAATAGCATCGTCTTACTTTTAAACCAACCTTTGCCTTTTTTATGGCATCAAAAAATATTAAGAGTTCATGGAAACCATTCTTCAAATAAATAATCTTACAAAAAAATATGGCTATTTAACCGCTGTAAAAGATTTATCTTTTACTATAGAAAAAGGTAATGTATATGGCATTTTAGGACCAAACGGTAGTGGGAAATCTACAACTTTAGGCATTGTATTAAACGTTGTAAATAAAACCAGTGGTGATTTTAAATGGTTTGATGGTAATGCAACTACACATGAAGCTTTAAAAAAAGTAGGTGCTATTATTGAGCGTCCTAACTTTTATCCATACATGACTGCTTTTAAAAATTTAAAATTAGTTTGTAAAATTAAAGGTATTGATGATAGTAAAATATTAGAAAAACTTGAAGTTGTTGGCTTAACAGATAGAAAAGATAGTAAATTTAAAACCTTTTCTTTAGGAATGAAACAGCGCTTAGCCATAGCTTCTGCCCTACTTAATGATCCTGAAATTTTAATTCTAGACGAACCTACTAATGGTTTAGACCCACAAGGTATTCACCAAATTAGAGCTATTATTAAACAAATTGCAAGTCAAGGTACAACTATTTTATTAGCATCGCATTTACTTGACGAGGTAGAAAAAGTATGCTCACACGTTGTAGTTTTAAGAAAAGGCGAAAAATTATATTCTGGCCGCGTAGATGAGATGATTTCAAGTAATGGCTTTTTCGAATTAAAAAGTGACGACAAATCTAGTTTACTTTCTTTTTTAGAAACACATAAAGATATCGATCGTGTTACAGAAAAAGATGGTGTTACAACTGCGTTTTTAAAAGCACCTGTTTCTGCATCAGAGTTTAATAAACAAGCCTTTAATAATGGTGTATCCTTATCGCATTTAGTTATGCGTAAAGAAAGTTTAGAAGAGCAATTTCTTCAGCTTACAGATAATAAAAAATAAAACATCAATCCTGCTAAATTAAAGTTTAGTATTTAAATCATTTCTGAATTATTTCAGCTAAAAACCAACCAATCATGTTACGACTTTTAAATATAGAATTTATAAAACTTTGGAATAATCGCGCTAGTAAAGTGCTTATTCTAGCTTATTTTATTTTATTAACTGCCATTGCTTTAATTGCTGCCATTAAATTTGATATTGGTCCTGTAAAATTTCATCTTGCAGAACAAGGCATTTTTAATTTTCCATATATATGGCACTTTAACACGTTTATTGCTGCTTCACTAAAATTCTTTTTAGCCATTGTTATTGTTTCTATGATGGCTAATGAATATAGCAACAAAACCATTAAACAAAATTTAATTGATGGTTTAAGTAAAAAAGAATTTATAGCTTCTAAATTTATAACTGTTTCAGTTTTTGCACTAATTTCTACACTTTTTGTATTTGTTGTATCTTTAATTCTTGGTTATTCATTTTCTAGTATTACAGAGTCGTTTCACGTGTTTTCAGACTTAGAATACCTTTTAGCCTTCTTTGTTAAATTATTAGGTTTCTTTTCGTTTTGCTTGTTCTTAGGTATATTAATTAAACGCTCTGCTTTTGCTTTAGGATTCTTATTTGTTTGGTATGTAATCGAAAAAATTGCCTACGCTTTAATAAGGTTTCAGTTTGATGCTACAAAAGATCATTGGGAAGCAATAACACAATGGTTTCCTTTAGAGTCTATGTCTAATTTAATAATGGAACCCTTTTCAAGATTAGGTGCTGTTAAAGAAATAGCAAACCAAGTTGGTGAACAATTTAATTTTGACTATAGTTTACATTGGTACCAAGTCGCTATTGTTTTATTTTGGACCGCTCTATTTATTTTAGGCTCTTACCGTTTGTTATTAAAACGTGATTTGTAGGTAATTACCTATTTATTTTAACATACTTAAGTTAGATTAACAATTGTATTTATAATATATTTGAATACTACGCTAATCTATTATGAAAAAGGTATTTAATTTCCTACTATTATGTTGTTGTTTTGCTGTTTACTCGCAACAAGAAGCCTCTAACTGGTATTTTGGTGATAATGCCGGAATTAATTTTGATTTAAATGGAAATGTTACAACTTTAGATAACGGACAATTAGCTACTGAAGAAGGTTGTACAAGTATTTCAGACAATGCAGGTAATTTATTATTTTATACCAATGGCGAGAATGTTTACGATAGTTCTCATAATTTAATGCCTAATGGTTTTGGTTTAACAGGTAACCAGTCTAGCACACAGTCTGCTATAATTATACCTAAACCTGAAGATGCAGACATTTATTATATAATTACCCAAGACACAGAGTTTCAAGGTGGTTTAGATTCTGGATTTCGTTACTCTGTTGTAGATATAACTTTAAATGGCGGATTAGGAGATGTAACATTAAAAAATCAGTTTTTATTACATAAAGCTTCAGAGAAATTAAGTGCTGTTTTAAAAGATTGCCAATCACAAAGTATTTGGGTAGTGACATTTGCAGATAGTGATGCGTTAACAAACTCAAATGCAGTTGATAATAATAACAATACATTTTATGCCTTTGAAGTAAATGCTGTTACAGGAATTAATACAACGCCTATAGTATCGTCTTTTCCTTTTTCAATTTCAGAAAGAAGAGGTTACTTAAAATTCTCTCCAGACGGTACAAAATTAGCTGCGGCAAATATTACCGAAGGCTTATACCTTTACGATTTTGATACCGCTACGGGTATAGTTAGTAATCCTACATTTATTAATATAAATTTTATTTCGCAAGCTGGAGCACAAAACCCTTATGGTATTGAGTTTTCTCCAGATAACACAAAACTTTATGTCTCGACTTTTGTCAATGTAGCTCCAGAAGATTTTAATAATGCTAATGCTCAATATGGCGCTTTATTACAATATAATTTACAAGCAACAGATATTAGTGCAAGCGAAGTACTTATTGACGAAAGACAAACTTATCGTGGAGGTTTGCAATTAGGACCTAACGGAAAAATATACCGTGCCATGAGCAATACTTACGATCAAGGCACACCTTTTTTATCTGTTATAAATAATCCAAATGCACTAGGTTTAGCTTGTAATTATCA from Lacinutrix sp. 5H-3-7-4 includes the following:
- a CDS encoding ABC transporter ATP-binding protein; this translates as METILQINNLTKKYGYLTAVKDLSFTIEKGNVYGILGPNGSGKSTTLGIVLNVVNKTSGDFKWFDGNATTHEALKKVGAIIERPNFYPYMTAFKNLKLVCKIKGIDDSKILEKLEVVGLTDRKDSKFKTFSLGMKQRLAIASALLNDPEILILDEPTNGLDPQGIHQIRAIIKQIASQGTTILLASHLLDEVEKVCSHVVVLRKGEKLYSGRVDEMISSNGFFELKSDDKSSLLSFLETHKDIDRVTEKDGVTTAFLKAPVSASEFNKQAFNNGVSLSHLVMRKESLEEQFLQLTDNKK
- a CDS encoding ABC transporter permease, which codes for MLRLLNIEFIKLWNNRASKVLILAYFILLTAIALIAAIKFDIGPVKFHLAEQGIFNFPYIWHFNTFIAASLKFFLAIVIVSMMANEYSNKTIKQNLIDGLSKKEFIASKFITVSVFALISTLFVFVVSLILGYSFSSITESFHVFSDLEYLLAFFVKLLGFFSFCLFLGILIKRSAFALGFLFVWYVIEKIAYALIRFQFDATKDHWEAITQWFPLESMSNLIMEPFSRLGAVKEIANQVGEQFNFDYSLHWYQVAIVLFWTALFILGSYRLLLKRDL